A genomic stretch from Aedes albopictus strain Foshan chromosome 2, AalbF5, whole genome shotgun sequence includes:
- the LOC115265262 gene encoding uncharacterized protein LOC115265262, giving the protein MAEQSLKDEITRLQGELQAARAAATNVNEFAAGGAAAVNTTAGAASGAINKIGIKIGPFWKRDPTLWFAQLEAQFALAGISREDTRYYHVLAAIDSEILACCSDIIRDPPAAGQYTAIKDRITKEYSTSEQNRMQQLLRGCELGDRKPSQLLREMRDLARDVITDDKIIKSLWMQQLPETTQAVLKVSEDTLQLHQLAEQADKLADVTRNRIAASTVAAPDDKMGFDLAELRAEIAELSSEIAAFRQTRGRSRNRSFSRQQGTRSTSRDQHPYCYYHRRFGNAAKNCREPCQFKSKN; this is encoded by the coding sequence ATGGCGGAACAGAGTCTGAAAGACGAAATCACCCGGTTGCAAGGGGAGCTGCAAGCGGCACGCGCGGCTGCTACCAACGTCAACGAGTTTGCAGCAGGCGGTGCTGCCGCTGTAAACACAACTGCCGGTGCTGCCAGTGGTGCGATAAACAAAATCGGAATCAAGATCGGACCTTTTTGGAAACGCGATCCGACGCTTTGGTTCGCACAACTCGAAGCACAGTTTGCGCTTGCGGGGATCTCTCGTGAAGATACGCGATACTATCACGTCTTGGCAGCTATCGATTCGGAAATTCTCGCCTGTTGCTCGGATATTATCCGCGATCCGCCTGCTGCCGGACAGTACACCGCAATCAAGGACCGGATCACCAAAGAATATAGTACGAGTGAACAAAACAGAATGCAGCAGCTGCTACGTGGATGTGAGTTGGGTGACCGCAAACCCTCACAACTTCTTCGAGAAATGCGAGACCTCGCTAGAGACGTCATCACCGACGACAAGATCATCAAGTCCCTGTGGATGCAGCAGCTTCCCGAAACTACGCAAGCCGTGCTCAAAGTGTCGGAGGACACGCTACAGCTACATCAGCTTGCTGAACAAGCTGACAAGCTTGCTGACGTAACCAGAAACCGAATCGCAGCGTCTACAGTTGCTGCACCGGAcgacaaaatgggtttcgacttGGCAGAACTGCGTGCTGAAATTGCCGAGCTTTCAAGTGAGATCGCCGCTTTTCGTCAAACGCGGGGTCGATCTCGCAACCGAAGCTTCAGCAGGCAGCAAGGTACCCGAAGCACCTCCCGAGACCAACACCCGTATTGCTACTACCACCGACGATTTGGCAACGCCGCAAAGAATTGTCGAGAACCCTGCCAGTTTAAATCAAAAAACTGA